In a genomic window of Virgibacillus sp. SK37:
- the rpsO gene encoding 30S ribosomal protein S15 — translation MAITQERKNEIINEYKVHENDTGSPEVQIAVLTEEITTLNEHLRIHKKDHHSRRGLLKMVGKRRNLLNYLRNKDVTRYRELIKRLGLRR, via the coding sequence ATGGCTATCACACAAGAACGCAAAAATGAAATTATCAATGAATACAAGGTTCATGAAAATGACACTGGTTCTCCGGAAGTACAAATTGCTGTACTTACAGAAGAAATTACTACATTAAACGAACATTTACGTATTCATAAGAAAGACCATCATTCACGTCGTGGATTGTTAAAAATGGTTGGTAAACGCCGTAATTTACTTAATTACCTACGTAATAAAGACGTTACTCGTTACCGTGAACTTATTAAGAGACTTGGCTTACGCCGATAA
- a CDS encoding bifunctional riboflavin kinase/FAD synthetase, translating into MKVIELTYPHTFIRDQQPASVSAIGFFDGIHKGHQKVINTAVSIAEKEKIDSAVITFHPHPSVVLNKKVQHVKYITPLQQKKKILKDLGVDILYVIKFNKDLAALSPQTFIDHFIKGLNVKHLVAGFDFSYGHKGEGNMDTIRAHADNEFAVTTITKVELGEEKVSSTRIRELLQTGDVAEARNLLGRPLAAKGTVIRGDQRGRTIGYPTANMEIDSDTILPKNGVYAVKVVIGESQYYGMANLGVKPTFTPEEVKPSVEVNIFDFREDIYGETIFIDWYRFIRDEVKFSNVEALVKQIGEDEREIRDYFEIK; encoded by the coding sequence ATGAAAGTAATTGAATTAACATATCCTCATACATTCATAAGAGACCAACAACCAGCATCAGTTAGCGCGATTGGCTTTTTCGATGGCATACATAAAGGACATCAAAAAGTAATTAATACTGCTGTTTCTATAGCTGAAAAGGAAAAAATAGACAGCGCAGTTATCACCTTTCATCCCCATCCGTCCGTTGTATTAAACAAGAAGGTACAGCATGTGAAATACATTACACCTTTACAACAAAAGAAGAAAATCTTGAAGGACTTGGGTGTAGATATTCTGTATGTTATTAAGTTTAACAAAGATTTGGCCGCATTATCTCCTCAGACCTTTATAGACCATTTTATTAAAGGATTGAATGTAAAACATTTGGTAGCTGGGTTTGACTTTTCTTATGGGCATAAAGGAGAAGGAAATATGGATACCATTCGTGCACATGCAGATAATGAATTCGCTGTTACCACAATTACTAAGGTGGAACTGGGTGAGGAAAAGGTTAGTTCAACTAGAATTAGGGAACTATTGCAAACAGGGGATGTAGCAGAAGCGCGCAACTTGCTTGGTAGACCTTTAGCAGCTAAAGGTACTGTAATAAGAGGAGATCAAAGAGGCAGAACGATAGGCTATCCTACTGCAAATATGGAGATAGATTCTGATACAATTTTACCAAAAAATGGGGTATATGCAGTTAAAGTAGTAATTGGCGAGTCGCAATATTATGGTATGGCCAATCTTGGAGTGAAACCTACTTTCACCCCAGAAGAGGTTAAGCCCTCTGTTGAAGTAAATATTTTTGATTTCCGCGAAGACATCTATGGTGAAACAATATTCATTGATTGGTATCGCTTTATCAGGGACGAAGTAAAATTTAGTAATGTAGAGGCTTTAGTTAAGCAAATTGGTGAAGATGAAAGAGAAATTCGGGACTATTTTGAGATAAAGTAG
- the truB gene encoding tRNA pseudouridine(55) synthase TruB → MNGILPLWKPKGLTSHDCVVKVRKLFKTKKVGHTGTLDPEVEGVLPICIGEATKIVPFLTDTKKTYVADVSLGMSTDTEDSHGQPLEMMEVDQLPSDEEINLALQAFKGCITQVPPMYSAVKVNGKKLYEYAREGIEVERPRREVYIYGIQYLASNPESKTFKIEVECSKGTYIRTLSVDIGKKLGFPAHMADLTRLRTGAFSKKNSVTFAMIEKAVEDQEQHKLLNPILCGIQHLDVLNVDKETRNKVKNGQKLPFEQSMNTDPFAVLFEEELLAIYQIHPDKPDQLKPVRVFQG, encoded by the coding sequence ATGAACGGTATTTTGCCATTATGGAAACCGAAGGGTCTAACTTCTCATGATTGTGTTGTCAAAGTAAGGAAGTTATTTAAAACAAAAAAAGTTGGACATACAGGGACACTTGATCCAGAAGTAGAGGGAGTGCTACCTATTTGCATAGGTGAAGCAACAAAAATTGTTCCATTTTTAACTGACACAAAAAAAACGTACGTTGCAGATGTTAGCCTTGGTATGTCAACAGATACGGAAGACTCACATGGGCAGCCATTAGAGATGATGGAGGTTGATCAATTACCTTCAGATGAAGAGATAAATCTTGCACTACAAGCCTTTAAGGGATGCATAACTCAAGTGCCACCAATGTATTCTGCAGTAAAAGTAAACGGAAAAAAGTTATATGAATATGCTCGAGAGGGTATTGAAGTCGAACGGCCCAGAAGAGAAGTATATATCTATGGAATTCAATACTTAGCTTCAAATCCAGAAAGCAAAACATTTAAAATAGAAGTGGAATGTTCAAAGGGTACTTACATTCGTACACTAAGTGTGGATATAGGAAAAAAATTAGGATTCCCAGCGCACATGGCTGACTTAACTAGACTAAGAACCGGAGCTTTTTCAAAGAAAAATAGTGTAACTTTTGCTATGATAGAAAAAGCGGTAGAGGATCAAGAACAACATAAGCTTCTAAATCCGATTCTATGTGGTATACAGCATCTCGATGTGCTGAACGTAGACAAGGAAACAAGGAACAAAGTAAAAAATGGACAAAAGCTTCCATTTGAACAGAGCATGAATACAGATCCTTTCGCCGTTCTTTTTGAAGAGGAATTATTAGCTATTTATCAAATACATCCAGACAAACCTGATCAACTCAAACCAGTACGGGTTTTTCAAGGATAA
- the rbfA gene encoding 30S ribosome-binding factor RbfA, whose product MADLRANRVAEQMKKELGEILTRKIKDPRIGFVTVTDVEVTGDLQQAKVFISVLGDEKQKQDTLLGLAKAKGFMRSEIGQRIRLRKTPELIFEFDEAFEYGNRIETILRDLNK is encoded by the coding sequence ATGGCTGACTTACGAGCAAATAGAGTTGCAGAGCAAATGAAAAAAGAATTGGGAGAAATACTGACCCGTAAGATAAAAGATCCAAGGATTGGGTTTGTCACAGTAACTGATGTGGAGGTCACCGGGGATTTACAACAGGCAAAGGTTTTTATTTCTGTTTTAGGTGACGAAAAGCAAAAGCAAGATACATTATTGGGGCTTGCAAAAGCGAAAGGGTTTATGCGCTCTGAAATTGGGCAGCGAATTCGCTTGAGAAAAACACCTGAGCTTATATTTGAGTTTGATGAAGCATTTGAATATGGAAATCGGATTGAGACAATACTTCGAGATTTAAACAAATAG
- a CDS encoding DUF503 domain-containing protein: MILFAEIECMMYEGHSLKQKRSILKRLMARLQKDLNVAVTELDYHDLWQRTKIGIVTISNDLTHSEKVIQEALRIIDDYPELERTITNMERM; the protein is encoded by the coding sequence ATGATTTTGTTTGCAGAGATCGAATGTATGATGTATGAAGGACATTCATTGAAGCAAAAAAGATCCATACTCAAACGCCTCATGGCAAGACTCCAAAAAGATCTCAATGTAGCAGTAACGGAGTTGGATTACCACGATCTTTGGCAACGTACCAAAATAGGTATTGTGACAATATCGAATGATTTAACTCATTCGGAAAAGGTGATTCAGGAAGCATTGCGCATAATTGATGATTATCCTGAACTGGAGCGAACCATAACAAACATGGAACGTATGTAA
- the infB gene encoding translation initiation factor IF-2 — protein MSKMRVYEYAKQNNTSSKNVINYLKEMDVEVSNHMSTISTDTINKLDKKFKSTPQKSDSKADSKQSGETKKNDTKPNPGGKQVNKPNNFKKQDNKRNNRHNNKNQRNNKGNKQEFKQQPVKKETPEKITYSGVLTVSELAGKLNKEASEIIKKLMFLGVMATKNQDLDDDAIELICAEFNVEVEKEIVLEDTDFDKYISEENEADLLERPAVVTIMGHVDHGKTTLLDAIRHTKVTAGEAGGITQHIGAYQVENDGKKITFLDTPGHAAFTSMRSRGAQVTDVAILVVAADDGVMPQTIEAINHAKAAEVPIIVAVNKMDKEGANPDRVMQELTEYQLIPEDWGGDTIFVNLTAIKGEGIDDLLEMIVLVSEVEELKANPKSEAFGTVIDAQLDKGRGSVATLLVQNGTLHVGDSIVVGHTHGRVRAMVNDLGKRVQEAGPSTPVEITGLNEVPQAGDQFLVFRDEKKARQIGEARQQKQIQENRSEQTKVSLDDLFEQIKQGDMKEINIIIKADVQGSAEALASSLQKIDVEGVNIKIIHTGVGAITESDIILASASNAIVIGFNVRPDVNAKKAAESEKVDVRLHRVIYKAIEEIEAAMKGMLDPEFEEKIIGQAEVRETFKVSKIGTIAGSYVTDGKLTRSSGVRVIRDGVVQFEGEIDTLKRFKDDVKEVAQNYECGITIKNFNDIKEGDVIEAFIMEEIERK, from the coding sequence ATGAGTAAAATGCGTGTATATGAATATGCTAAACAAAATAATACGTCAAGTAAAAATGTAATTAATTATCTAAAAGAAATGGATGTGGAGGTATCCAATCATATGTCTACTATTTCCACAGATACCATTAACAAGTTAGATAAGAAATTTAAATCTACACCACAAAAAAGTGATAGCAAGGCAGATTCAAAGCAATCTGGCGAAACTAAAAAGAATGATACTAAACCAAACCCAGGTGGGAAACAGGTGAATAAACCAAATAACTTCAAGAAACAAGATAATAAGAGAAACAATAGACATAATAATAAGAATCAAAGAAATAATAAAGGAAATAAGCAGGAATTTAAGCAACAACCTGTGAAAAAAGAGACACCAGAAAAGATCACATACAGTGGTGTGCTTACTGTAAGTGAACTAGCAGGGAAGCTAAACAAAGAAGCTTCTGAAATCATCAAAAAATTAATGTTCCTTGGTGTAATGGCTACTAAAAATCAAGATTTAGATGATGATGCGATCGAGTTAATCTGTGCCGAATTCAATGTAGAAGTAGAAAAGGAAATCGTTTTAGAGGATACTGACTTCGACAAATATATATCTGAAGAAAATGAAGCTGATCTGCTTGAAAGACCAGCAGTTGTTACAATCATGGGACATGTGGATCACGGAAAAACAACATTATTGGACGCTATCCGTCATACAAAGGTGACTGCCGGAGAAGCTGGTGGTATTACACAGCATATCGGGGCATATCAAGTAGAAAATGATGGTAAAAAGATTACTTTCCTTGACACACCTGGTCACGCGGCTTTTACAAGCATGCGGTCTCGGGGTGCTCAAGTTACAGATGTAGCGATTCTTGTAGTCGCAGCAGACGATGGAGTTATGCCTCAGACTATTGAAGCAATCAACCATGCTAAAGCTGCTGAGGTACCTATCATTGTAGCTGTTAATAAAATGGATAAAGAAGGAGCAAATCCTGATCGCGTGATGCAGGAATTAACGGAATATCAATTGATCCCGGAAGACTGGGGCGGAGATACTATTTTCGTTAACCTTACTGCAATCAAAGGTGAAGGAATTGACGATTTGCTCGAGATGATCGTACTTGTTTCCGAAGTAGAGGAACTGAAAGCTAATCCAAAAAGTGAAGCATTCGGAACAGTGATTGATGCTCAGTTGGATAAAGGCCGAGGCTCCGTAGCTACATTGCTTGTCCAGAATGGAACTCTTCATGTGGGTGACTCTATCGTTGTAGGTCATACTCACGGTCGTGTCCGGGCAATGGTAAATGATTTGGGTAAACGTGTACAGGAAGCTGGACCATCTACACCTGTTGAAATAACAGGGCTAAATGAGGTTCCACAAGCCGGCGATCAATTTCTTGTGTTTAGGGATGAGAAAAAGGCACGTCAGATTGGTGAAGCTCGACAACAAAAACAAATTCAAGAAAATCGAAGTGAACAAACGAAAGTTAGTTTAGATGATTTATTTGAACAAATTAAACAGGGCGATATGAAAGAAATAAATATTATAATAAAAGCAGATGTTCAAGGTTCTGCAGAAGCACTTGCTTCATCCCTACAAAAAATTGATGTGGAAGGTGTCAACATTAAAATCATCCACACTGGTGTAGGGGCAATTACGGAATCTGATATTATTCTTGCTTCCGCATCTAATGCAATTGTTATAGGGTTTAATGTGCGTCCAGATGTGAATGCGAAGAAAGCTGCAGAATCAGAAAAAGTAGATGTTCGCTTACACCGGGTTATTTACAAAGCAATAGAGGAAATTGAAGCAGCGATGAAAGGTATGCTTGATCCGGAATTTGAAGAAAAAATTATTGGGCAAGCAGAGGTTCGTGAGACCTTCAAAGTCTCCAAAATCGGTACGATTGCTGGAAGTTATGTAACCGATGGTAAATTAACCAGATCGTCAGGAGTTAGAGTGATTCGTGATGGAGTAGTTCAATTTGAAGGTGAAATTGATACTTTAAAACGTTTCAAAGATGATGTGAAGGAAGTTGCGCAAAATTATGAGTGTGGAATTACTATTAAAAACTTTAATGACATTAAAGAAGGCGATGTAATAGAAGCATTCATAATGGAGGAAATTGAGCGCAAATGA
- a CDS encoding YlxQ family RNA-binding protein, with translation MQNSYLNMVGLAYRARKCSLGEETIVKDIQQKKAKLVLVASDIGPQTKKKITDKCKTYKVPFEIVDDRETLSHAIGKSQRVAIAILDAGFAEKIKSLLG, from the coding sequence ATGCAGAATAGCTATTTAAATATGGTTGGTTTGGCTTATCGAGCCAGAAAGTGTTCCTTAGGCGAAGAGACCATTGTTAAAGATATTCAGCAAAAGAAGGCGAAATTAGTACTAGTGGCAAGTGATATTGGGCCACAGACGAAGAAAAAAATTACAGATAAGTGCAAGACATATAAGGTACCATTTGAAATAGTAGATGATAGAGAAACATTATCACATGCTATTGGAAAATCCCAGAGAGTGGCCATTGCTATATTAGATGCAGGGTTTGCTGAGAAGATTAAGTCTTTACTCGGGTAA
- the rnpM gene encoding RNase P modulator RnpM, giving the protein MNKKRKVPERKCVVTNETKPKKDLIRIVRNKEGEVFVDPSGKKNGRGAYLSLDINVIEKAEKSNILNRQLNAEVSSTIYEELKQLAEGNSNAE; this is encoded by the coding sequence ATGAATAAGAAACGAAAAGTACCAGAAAGAAAATGCGTAGTTACGAACGAAACAAAACCAAAAAAAGATTTGATAAGAATAGTACGTAATAAAGAAGGCGAGGTTTTTGTAGACCCATCAGGTAAGAAGAATGGGCGCGGAGCCTATTTGAGTCTGGATATTAATGTTATAGAGAAAGCTGAGAAATCCAATATTCTTAATCGCCAATTGAATGCGGAAGTATCATCAACCATTTATGAAGAATTAAAACAACTTGCAGAGGGTAATTCCAATGCAGAATAG